From Syngnathus scovelli strain Florida chromosome 14, RoL_Ssco_1.2, whole genome shotgun sequence, one genomic window encodes:
- the LOC125981005 gene encoding RNA polymerase II elongation factor ELL isoform X1: MLEENHCYGLTGGSLANVSVFHLKLTDSAATAISKFHHDKSSPLLQASSAPPTICFNGNQGKITIPSSKNGGDARVFMFGITNVARDNPHGSFDCIQQVDSGSTQELSCLGVIQKKMTVRATDDSYDKALQSMAQAEEENRSRGAIVIKQGGRFKQGKKVTVRAPAPALAALTKPRQMDKSPLAGKAGATPSKGRKVGGASSGRCSVQQQPIRERATHLLALRPYKKPELMLRLHKDGLTPTDKKMLDSVLNDVGQLNSRDNTWVLKDGLYKELRKDWPGYTSGDQQLLKRILVRKLFQPQQNLLTVPEVQVSPLRDTPNSSPAHRPKPAPVEEYTDPLVSKKTRISHLTRKAAATPGDDVQHSLDPRKLLDSLSAACGQETAQVKSEPLPDVDRNSVKRKKSKHREQKEEKNRGSKERKTETSSTTEAAVDNAEAGYVTFDSDSLQEAEQNTDYLTTYTEISSPAQRQRYKEEFNKEYSDYRDLHAHIDAVTRQFMVLDTQLKQLHQDSHKYKTIHNQIVQEYRQIKKSNPSYSQDRLRCQYLHNKLAHIKKLISKFDQRQLEQCSAPK, encoded by the exons TGCTACGGGCTTACCGGTGGCTCGTTGGCGAACGTCTCGGTGTTTCACCTCAAACTAACTGACAGCGCGGCGACAGCCATTAGCAAGTTCCACCACGACAAG AGTTCTCCTCTCCTTCAGGCTTCAAGCGCACCTCCCACTATCTGTTTCAATGGAAACCAAGGG AAAATCACAATTCCTTCCTCGAAGAACGGCGGCGACGCCAGGGTCTTCATGTTCGGCATCACCAACGTTGCCCGTGACAATCCACACGGCAGCTTCGACTGCATCCAGCAAGTCGACTCCGG CTCGACGCAGGAGCTGTCGTGTCTGGGAGTGATCCAGAAGAAGATGACTGTGAGGGCCACGGACGACTCGTACGACAAAGCCCTGCAGAGCATGGCGCAGGCCGAGGAGGAGAACCGCAGCCGGGGGGCCATCGTCATCAAGCAGGGAGGTCGCTTCAAGCAAG gcaagaAGGTGACGGTGCGCGCCCCAGCCCCGGCTTTGGCCGCCCTGACCAAACCTCGCCAGATGGACAAGTCGCCCCTCGCGGGCAAAGCGGGTGCCACCCCATCCAAGGGCAGGAAAGTTGGCGGCGCGTCCAGTGGGAGATGCAGCGTCCAGCAGCAGCCCATCAGGGAGAGGGCCACGCACTTGCTGGCCCTCAGGCCCTACAAGAAGCCAGAGCTCATGTTGAGACTACATAAAGACGGACTCACGCCGACTGATAAAAAGATGCTGGACTCCGTGCTCAACGAT GTGGGCCAACTTAATAGCCGAGACAACACGTGGGTGCTCAAGGACGGCTTGTACAAGGAGCTGCGCAAAGACTGGCCCGGGTACACGTCAGGAGACCAGCAGCTCCTCAAGCGGATCCTTGTCAG GAAGCTGTTCCAGCCTCAGCAGAACCTCCTCACCGTCCCAGAGGTGCAGGTGAGCCCGCTGCGGGACACGCCCAACTCGTCGCCGGCACATCGGCCCAAACCCGCCCCTGTCGAGGAGTACACCGACCCTCTGGTCAGTAAGAAAACCAGGATATCGCACTTGACGCGGAAAGCCGCCGCCACGCCGGGCGACGACGTCCAGCACTCGCTGGACCCCCGCAAGCTTTTGGACTCTCTGTCGGCGGCCTGCGGGCAGGAAACAGCTCAGGTGAAGAGTGAGCCTCTGCCTGACGTTGATAGAAACTCTGTTAAAAGGAAGAAGAGCAAACACAGAGAGCAG aaggaggagaagaacagAGGCAGCAAAGAAAGGAAAACAGAAACCAGTTCAACCACTGAAGCTGCTGTGGACAATGCAG AAGCTGGCTATGTGACGTTTGACTCGGACAGCCTTCAAGAAGCCGAGCAGAACACGGATTATTTAAC GACTTACACGGAGATCAGCAGCCCCGCTCAGCGGCAGCGCTACAAGGAAGAGTTCAACAAGGAGTACAGCGACTACCGAGATCTGCACGCCCACATCGACGCCGTCACCCGCCAGTTCATGGTGCTGGACACGCAGCTAAAACAGCTCCACCAAGACTCGCACAAATACAAG ACTATTCACAACCAGATCGTCCAGGAGTATCGCCAAATAAAGAAG TCCAACCCCAGCTACAGCCAGGACCGCCTGCGCTGTCAGTACCTCCACAACAAACTGGCTCACATCAAGAAGCTCATATCCAAGTTTGATCAGCGGCAACTGGAGCAGTGTTCCGCCCCCAAGTGA
- the d2hgdh gene encoding D-2-hydroxyglutarate dehydrogenase, mitochondrial, with the protein MACLLRGTLRLTTLTRPLSNLDLPTASGGLLPPPDRLRHHVRTVHNRGDGTKKSPPAAIPERLPFSTVTQDDLDFFRKILPGRTVTDPDLLESYNVDWLKSSRGSSEVLLRPQTTQEVSQILSYCNGRNLAVNTQGGNTGLVGGSVPVYDEIILSTALMNNILNFDAISGILTCQAGCVLEHLSAYLEQREHIMPLDLGAKGSCHIGGNVATNAGGLRLLRYGSLHGSVLGVEAVLADGQVLDCLSTLRKDNTGYDLKQLFIGSEGTLGVITGVSVLCPRKPKSVHVMFLGCETFEQILKTFQLCRSMLGEILSAFEFLDSECMWLLNTHLKLDNPISDCPFYVVIETSGSDPRHDEEKLHNFMEEAMTSSLVTDGTLATEESKTKALWSMRERVTEALTHDGFNYKYDVSLPVETIYQLVTDMRAHLKGQAKRVVGYGHVGDGNLHLNITSPTRDATLLAAIEPFVYEWTSARRGSVSAEHGLGLKKRNYIYYSKPSSAVALMAGIKAMLDPRGILNPYKTLPDKLL; encoded by the exons ATGGCTTGCTTGCTTCGGGGTACACTCCGGCTAACGACCCTCACACGGCCCCTGAGCAACCTTGACTTGCCTACAGCTTCAGGTGGACTTTTACCACCTCCAGACCGCTTACGTCACCATGTTAGGACGGTGCACAACAGGGGTGATGGGACCAAGAAGTCCCCGCCGGCGGCAATTCCAGAAAGACTACCGTTTTCCACAGTGACCCAGGATGACTTGGACTTCTTCCGAAAGATTCTACCTGGCCGAACCGTGACTGACCCCGACCTGTTGGAGTCTTATAATGTGGATTGGCTCAAGTCCTCCAGAG GTTCCAGTGAGGTGTTGCTGAGACCTCAGACAACACAGGAAGTCTCACAAATTCTCAG CTACTGTAACGGCCGAAATCTGGCGGTGAACACGCAAGGAGGCAACACCGGGCTGGTCGGTGGCAGCGTTCCCGTCTATGACGAGATCATCCTCTCCACCGCCCTCATGAATAACATCCTGAACTTTGACGCCATTTCTG GGATCCTGACTTGCCAGGCGGGTTGTGTCCTGGAGCACTTGTCTGCCTACTTAGAGCAACGGGAACACATCATGCCCTTGGACCTGGGCGCCAAGGGCAGCTGCCACATCGGGGGCAACGTAGCCACCAACGCGGGGGGTCTGCGGCTGCTGCGCTACGGCTCACTGCACGGCAGCGTTCTGGGCGTGGAAGCG GTGCTGGCTGACGGTCAGGTGTTGGACTGCTTGTCCACCCTGAGGAAGGACAACACGGGCTACGACCTCAAGCAGCTCTTCATTGGCTCCGAAGGCACGCTTGGCGTCATCACCGGCGTGTCCGTCCTTTGTCCTCGCAAGCCGAAATCTGTCCATGTGATGTTTCTGG GTTGTGAAACGTTTGAGCAGATTCTGAAGACCTTTCAGCTGTGCAGAAGCATGCTGGGAGAAATCTTGTCGGCCTTCGAGTTCCTGGACAGCGAATGTATGTGGCTGCTCAACACGCACCTCAAGCTGGACAACCCCATCTCTG ATTGTCCATTCTACGTGGTGATAGAAACATCGGGCTCGGACCCGCGGCATGACGAGGAGAAGCTCCACAACTTCATGGAAGAAGCCATGACATCGTCGCTAGTCACAGACGGGACGCTGGCGACGGAGGAGTCCAAAACCAAG GCTCTGTGGTCGATGCGCGAACGCGTCACCGAAGCGCTGACGCACGACGGCTTCAACTACAAGTACGACGTGTCGCTCCCGGTGGAGACCATCTACCAGCTGGTGACCGACATGAGAGCCCACCTGAAGGGCCAAGCCAAGAGGGTGGTGGGATACGGACACGTGG GAGACGGGAATCTCCACCTGAACATCACCTCACCAACCAGAGACGCCACGCTGCTGGCTGCCATCGAGCCGTTTGTGTACGAGTGGACGTCCGCCCGGCGGGGCAGCGTGAGCGCCGAGCACGGCCTAGGCCTGAAGAAGAGGAACTACATCTACTACAGCAAGCCCAGCTCGGCCGTGGCCCTCATGGCCGGCATCAAGGCCATGCTGGACCCTCGGGGCATCCTCAACCCGTACAAGACTTTACCGGacaagctgttgtga
- the LOC125981005 gene encoding RNA polymerase II elongation factor ELL isoform X2, which yields MLEENHCYGLTGGSLANVSVFHLKLTDSAATAISKFHHDKASSAPPTICFNGNQGKITIPSSKNGGDARVFMFGITNVARDNPHGSFDCIQQVDSGSTQELSCLGVIQKKMTVRATDDSYDKALQSMAQAEEENRSRGAIVIKQGGRFKQGKKVTVRAPAPALAALTKPRQMDKSPLAGKAGATPSKGRKVGGASSGRCSVQQQPIRERATHLLALRPYKKPELMLRLHKDGLTPTDKKMLDSVLNDVGQLNSRDNTWVLKDGLYKELRKDWPGYTSGDQQLLKRILVRKLFQPQQNLLTVPEVQVSPLRDTPNSSPAHRPKPAPVEEYTDPLVSKKTRISHLTRKAAATPGDDVQHSLDPRKLLDSLSAACGQETAQVKSEPLPDVDRNSVKRKKSKHREQKEEKNRGSKERKTETSSTTEAAVDNAEAGYVTFDSDSLQEAEQNTDYLTTYTEISSPAQRQRYKEEFNKEYSDYRDLHAHIDAVTRQFMVLDTQLKQLHQDSHKYKTIHNQIVQEYRQIKKSNPSYSQDRLRCQYLHNKLAHIKKLISKFDQRQLEQCSAPK from the exons TGCTACGGGCTTACCGGTGGCTCGTTGGCGAACGTCTCGGTGTTTCACCTCAAACTAACTGACAGCGCGGCGACAGCCATTAGCAAGTTCCACCACGACAAG GCTTCAAGCGCACCTCCCACTATCTGTTTCAATGGAAACCAAGGG AAAATCACAATTCCTTCCTCGAAGAACGGCGGCGACGCCAGGGTCTTCATGTTCGGCATCACCAACGTTGCCCGTGACAATCCACACGGCAGCTTCGACTGCATCCAGCAAGTCGACTCCGG CTCGACGCAGGAGCTGTCGTGTCTGGGAGTGATCCAGAAGAAGATGACTGTGAGGGCCACGGACGACTCGTACGACAAAGCCCTGCAGAGCATGGCGCAGGCCGAGGAGGAGAACCGCAGCCGGGGGGCCATCGTCATCAAGCAGGGAGGTCGCTTCAAGCAAG gcaagaAGGTGACGGTGCGCGCCCCAGCCCCGGCTTTGGCCGCCCTGACCAAACCTCGCCAGATGGACAAGTCGCCCCTCGCGGGCAAAGCGGGTGCCACCCCATCCAAGGGCAGGAAAGTTGGCGGCGCGTCCAGTGGGAGATGCAGCGTCCAGCAGCAGCCCATCAGGGAGAGGGCCACGCACTTGCTGGCCCTCAGGCCCTACAAGAAGCCAGAGCTCATGTTGAGACTACATAAAGACGGACTCACGCCGACTGATAAAAAGATGCTGGACTCCGTGCTCAACGAT GTGGGCCAACTTAATAGCCGAGACAACACGTGGGTGCTCAAGGACGGCTTGTACAAGGAGCTGCGCAAAGACTGGCCCGGGTACACGTCAGGAGACCAGCAGCTCCTCAAGCGGATCCTTGTCAG GAAGCTGTTCCAGCCTCAGCAGAACCTCCTCACCGTCCCAGAGGTGCAGGTGAGCCCGCTGCGGGACACGCCCAACTCGTCGCCGGCACATCGGCCCAAACCCGCCCCTGTCGAGGAGTACACCGACCCTCTGGTCAGTAAGAAAACCAGGATATCGCACTTGACGCGGAAAGCCGCCGCCACGCCGGGCGACGACGTCCAGCACTCGCTGGACCCCCGCAAGCTTTTGGACTCTCTGTCGGCGGCCTGCGGGCAGGAAACAGCTCAGGTGAAGAGTGAGCCTCTGCCTGACGTTGATAGAAACTCTGTTAAAAGGAAGAAGAGCAAACACAGAGAGCAG aaggaggagaagaacagAGGCAGCAAAGAAAGGAAAACAGAAACCAGTTCAACCACTGAAGCTGCTGTGGACAATGCAG AAGCTGGCTATGTGACGTTTGACTCGGACAGCCTTCAAGAAGCCGAGCAGAACACGGATTATTTAAC GACTTACACGGAGATCAGCAGCCCCGCTCAGCGGCAGCGCTACAAGGAAGAGTTCAACAAGGAGTACAGCGACTACCGAGATCTGCACGCCCACATCGACGCCGTCACCCGCCAGTTCATGGTGCTGGACACGCAGCTAAAACAGCTCCACCAAGACTCGCACAAATACAAG ACTATTCACAACCAGATCGTCCAGGAGTATCGCCAAATAAAGAAG TCCAACCCCAGCTACAGCCAGGACCGCCTGCGCTGTCAGTACCTCCACAACAAACTGGCTCACATCAAGAAGCTCATATCCAAGTTTGATCAGCGGCAACTGGAGCAGTGTTCCGCCCCCAAGTGA